The DNA region CCCCAACAGCCAGTATGAAAGAAGAGCTCTTCGCGGTAGACGTAGTTGTGGCTTCAGAAGGGTACCCAATGAATCCACGAAAGGGAATGAAGATAGATATGCCCGACGATGAGCTCTACTTCTTTGCCGGCGTTTCTGAAGAAAATGGTGAGCTTATAGTTTCAGGAGGAAGGGTCATACATGCCGTGGGCATCGGAAAAACTCTAAGAGAGGCAAGAAACAAAGCATATGAAAGAGCTTCAAAGGTCAGGTTCGAGGGTGCCTTCTACAGAAAGGATATCGCCGATGTACAGATATAAGGACGCGGGCGTTGATATAGAGCGCGGAGAGAAATTCTCACAATTTATATCGCAAAGAGAGGAAATGCCCGAGTGGTTAATTCAGGAGCCGACGGGATATGCATCTATCTTGGGCTTCACCGATCCTCCCATAGTGGTCACCACGGATGGTATAGGAACAAAGCTAATTCTTCATCAGCGATATAAAAGATGGGAAGACGCTGTATCGGACCTCATAGCCATGAACTATAACGACATAGTCGCGGTTGGAGGAGAACCTATAGCTTTCCTGGATTACATAGGAACCCTGAAGATAAACGATGAGCTTTATGAGTTTGCCAGGACCTTAAGGAAAAAGCTAAGCGAGCTTGGCATCCACTTAGTTGCAGGAGAAACCGCAGAGATGCCTGGAATATATTTAGAACACTGGGATGCAGTGGGATTCGCAATCGGAATACTCAAAAAGCGCCTTCCAATTGAAAGCATCAAAGGAGGAGATCCGATAATAGGCTTAAGATCGTCTGGGTTTCACTCCAACGGATGGAGCCTTATAAGAAAGATCCTCTCGGAGGAAAAAATAGATCCTCTATCGCTTCCCTTCGATATCCTCGCCGGGACAATCATCTATAGCGATGTCCCCATGGTCTTTAAGGAGCTGAAGGGAATAGCGCATATAACGGGCGGGGGAATAAAAAGAGCCTTAAAGAGAGTTCTTTGGGAAAAGGGTTACCGTTTAAGAATCAAAAGGAGCCCACACTATGACTGGATTCTAAACTATGTTAGCCTTGAGGAAGCCCTTTCTACCTTCAACATGGGCTATGGAATGCTCCTTTTCACAGACAAGGACAAGGCAGATTCGATTTGCCGAAAGCTAAAGGGAGAAATAATCGGAGAGGTTTTAGGAGACAAGGAGGAGGGGGAAATAACCTATGGAGACTAATCTGGATATGAGGGAGTTTTTAACCTTCGATGATGTCCTGCTTCTCCCGCGATACAGCGAGGTAGTTCCCACAGAAACGGATGTAAAAACGCGATTAACGACCGGTGTGGAGATAAGCATACCGCTCGTCAGCGCAGCCATGGACACGGTAACGGAACATGCTCTTGCCAAAGCCTTAGCGCGAGAGGGCGGTATAGGAATAATCCACAAGAATATGTCTATAAAGAAGCAGGCTCACGAGGTAGAGCTCGTCAAGAAAACCGAAAACGGGGTGATCTACGATCCCCTAACGATTCTGCCAGATGCTACCGTTAAAGAAGCTTTAGCAATAATGGCGGAGTATAAGATAGGAGGGCTGGCGGTCGTAGATGAAAAAGGCAGACTTCTGGGCCTGTTGACCAACAGAGATGTAAGATTTGAGAAGGATCTTAAAAAGCCCGTAAGGGAACTTATGACTCCAAGGGAGAAGCTCATAACCGCCCATCCAGACATATCTCTTGAAGAAGCAAAGGAAATTCTACATAGGCATAAGATAGAGAAGCTTCCCCTACTGGATGGGGAAAAGCTCGTGGGATTAATAACTATAAAGGATATTATGAGCGTCATAGAGCATCCTAACGCCTCGAGAGACGAAAAGGGGAGGCTGAGAGTTGGCGCAGCTGTGGGAACCTCGCTTGAAACCATGGAGCGAGTGGAAGCTCTACTTAAAGCAGGTGCGGACGTTATAGTTATCGACACAGCTCATGGGCACTCGAAAAGGGTGATAGAGAAACTCAGGGAGATAAAATCTTGCTTTCCTGATGTTCAAGTAATAGCGGGAAATGTAGCAACCTCGGAGGGAGCTAAGGCACTGGTTGAAGCGGGAGCAGATGGAATTAAAGTGGGGGTGGGACCGGGATCGATATGCACAACGCGTGTTGTAGCTGGAGTAGGTGTACCACAGCTTTCCGCAATAATGGAGGCGGTGAGCGAAGCAAAAAAGAAGAACATACCGATAATAGCAGATGGAGGGATAAGATACAGCGGAGATATAGTAAAAGCTCTGGCAGCGGGAGCAGAAAGCGTAATGATAGGAAGCATATTTGCTGGTACCGAAGAAGCGCCCGGAGAAACGATACTCTATCAGGGTAGAAAATATAAGGCATATAGAGGGATGGGAAGCTTAGGCGCTCTAAAGGAGGGAGGGGCCGAAAGGTATTTCCAGGAAAGGGGAAAGCTCGTTCCCGAGGGAGTTGAGGGGATGGTTCCCTACAAGGGAAGCGTGAAAGATGTCGTGAGCCAGTTAGTAGGGGGAATAAGATCCGGAATGGGATATATCGGAGCGAAAAACCTCAAAGAGCTGAGGGAGAAAGCCCTCTTCATAAAGGTGAGTTCATCCGGCGTCAGGGAAAGCCACCCACACGATGTAATAATCACCAAGGAATCCCCAAACTACTGGACGAGTGGAAACTCCCTTTAAAAGGAGACGATCAAAAGATGAAAAAGCTGGGGCTTCTGGGGTATCCTCTTAAGCATAGCTATTCAGCAAAGCTATACAACGCTTTATTCAAGAAACATGGAGTAGATGCAGAATATATTAATCTCGAAATCGAACCAGCCGAGATAGAAAACACGATAAAGGCGATACTCAGCAACGAGAGCTGGATCGGCTTTAACATAACCAAGCCTTACAAGGAAAAAGTGGCGAGATATCTCTCCTCGCTAACGAAATCAGCGCAGGAAATAGGAGCGATCAACATAGCTTTGAGAGAAAATCACCTGGGAGATAATACCGATTGGAAAGGTTTCTACAAAAGTCTGCAGGATTTTCCCGACATCAAGAGCGCAACCGTGATAGGAGCAGGAGGAGCGGGTAAAGCCGTAGCCTATGCCCTCTTAAGGAAGGGCATTAAAAGGCTATTTATCTTAAACAGAACGATATCAAAAGCCCAAAGGTTAAAGGAAAAACTATCACATCTATTCAAAGATGCCGAAATAGAGATTAAAGCGCTTGATGAAAGTGGTGTCGCGATATCCGAATCCGATATAGTGGTGAATGCTACACCGGTTGGCATGTATCCCAAGGTTGAGGAAACCCTTCCCATTGACTTTAAAGCATTCACCTCATCAAAAATAGCCTATGATCTTATATATAACCCAGAAGAGACCTCGTTTCTGAAGGAAGCTCGCTTAAGGGGAGCTAAAACCATAAGCGGAATAGAAATGTTTCTCAATCAGGCAGCTGAAAATCTCCAGCTTTGGGGATTTGAGGAGCTTTCCCATGAAGTAAGAGCGGTTGACATACTGAGAGAATTAGCTTAAAATTAAGCTTCGGTTGGTGGGGCTGTAGCGCAGTGGGAGCGCGCTTCCTTCGCACGGAAGAGGTCACGGGTTCGACTCCCGTCAGCTCCACCAATTTTTTTTATTTCAAGCTTCCTTTATCGCCCCGGATTCCATAAGAACTCGCAGTATTTCCCTTCCCTCTCTTATCTTTCTTTCTATTCTGCTTCTAAGCTCTCCTTCATCGAGGTAAACTTGAGCCACGCTCTCTTCCATGACTTTTTTAGCAACCGCTAATGCTTCCTCCACATACATTTCCTCCTCATCCATAGTAGGAACTATGTAATCCTCCCTTAAGCCCCTCTTATAAGTGAAATCCGGGACCGGGTTTGGAAAAAGCTATGCAGACATCGGCGCCCTCAAGCGCCTGCTCTATGCCACCGCTTTTGCCATCAGGATTGGTTATAAGAGCAAACTCGCGCCTTCGCAGATGGGATAAGCGTCAACACCGCCCAAATACTTAAAGAGAAGCGCCTTCCCCTCCATAACCGGCAAACCAGCCTCGGGTCCTATGTTCCCAAGCCCCAGAATCCTCGTTCCATCCGATATGATAGCTATGGTATTACCCCAATTGGTATAGTCATAAACCTTCTCCTTATCTTGACTTATCTCCCTGCAGGGTGCCGCAACGCCCGGAGTATACCATATGCCGAGGTCCTCAAGGTTTCGAATTGGAACCTTAGGAATCACCTGAACCTTCCCCTGATAAACAGGATGCAGTCTTAAAGCCTCACGAGAGGGTTCCTCGGCTTTTTAAGAAGCTCTTCCAATTTCCCCACCCAAAGATCCCCCTTATCACAGCATAAAAAATTAGGACTCAGCTCTCCGCATAAGGGAAGAGCCAAGTCCCCTCTCTTCTTCCACGAGCGTTTAAAGCTTAAATCTCTTTACAAGCTGCGCCAACCTCCCCGCTATTCCGCTCAGCTCCTCGCTTTCTTGGCTCACACTATGATTGACATCCACCTGCTTTCTCACAGATTCCACAACGCTCTCTATCTGCTGAGCCACATCGGCAACGCTCTTGGTAGCCATATCCATAGCGCTACTCATTTCCTGAGAAGAGGCGCTCTGCTCCTGAGCAGCTGCCGCCGTCGTCTCTATGAGACTCGTCATTCCCTCTATCTCAGCGCTTATCTCCGAAAAGAGATTAACTACCTCCTCAGCTCCCTTAGCCACCACCGAAATATCCTTAACAGTTTCATCCGTTAGCTCTCTCACGCGGAAAGCATCGCTCTTTATCTCCTCAAGGGTCTTGCTTATGCTCTCAGTAGCGCTTCTACTTTCCTCAGCCAGCTTCCTTATCTCATCTGCAACCACAGCAAATCCCTTTCCGGCTTCTCCAGCGCGAGCCGCCTCTATCGCTGCATTCAACGCAAGAAGGTTGGTCTGCTCAGCTATAGAACTTATGGTTTGAACTATCTCTCCTACGCTCCTCGTGCGCTCGGCAAGAGTTTCCACCTGCTTAGCGGTTCCCTGAACGCTCTCATAGTTGCGCTGGCTGAGCTCCATAGCTCTCCGCGTGATTTCAACTCCCTTCTTAACGAGATCGATAACCTCGCCCGATTTATCCGAAAGATCCTGAGCGGACTTGGCAACGTTTTGGGCGCTCGCTGCAACCTCCTCTATCCCGCTGTTCACCTCCTCAATCGAGGCAGAGACATCCTGAACGAGATTATTTACCTGCTCCATACGGGTTGAAATACCATCGCTTATCGAGCTTGCTTCATCCGCAGCCGAGGCAAGTGTCCGGGCTGAAGAAGACAGCCTAAGAGATGTCTCGGATATAGATTTCATCGAATCCCTCAGTGCAGCCGTAGCCTGATTCAGAGCCTCTGCCATCTGAGCAACCTCATCCTTACCTTTAACATCGAACTTAACGGTGAGATCACCCTTGCCAAACTCTATCACTGACAGGGCAAGCTTTCTTATAGGATTCGCTATAGACGAGCTAACGAAGAAAATTACCACCGCAGAGACGCCAACAATGACAGCGAATATAGTTATAAGAAGATGCAACAGATGGCTAACCGGCGCCATAAGCTTATTCTCAAAGACATCAACACCAAGAGACCACCCCTTAGCCGCCTTTACCGGTGCGTAGAAAAAGTAATCAACCGTGCCATCTGGGCGGATATATTTGCCAAATCCGGTCTCCCCCGCTATCATCTTCCTACCAAGCTCGTCAAACCCTTTGTATCCAGCTTTAGACGCTTCCGTAACTCGAATCTTCATTACAGCCCTCTTATCAGGATACGCAATCGTCAAACCGGTAGAATCAACGATTCCAATGGCTCCCATGCCACCTATGGCTTTCTTGCTTGCTATCTCATCAGAAAGCCTCGTCAAAAGAATGGTCGCCCCGATTAATCCTATCGTTTTGCCACTCTCATCTTTCACCGGAACTGCTATAGCGCATATGGGCTTACCAGACGCTTTAGATATAAGTGCATCGCTTATAACCACATCTTTGCCCTCTTTCATTATCTCCTTAAAGTAGCGCCTATCGGAAATATCAGCGCTAACCCCAGCGGTTGAAATCGACTTTCCGTCAGGATATGCTATAAAGAACATCTCTAAATCGGGCGCCGCCTTTATCTCCTTCTTGAGCTTCTTTATCAAGTCCTGCCACTTGCCCGTCTTAAGCGCCTCTATAACCGCGTTTCTCTCAGCGAGAAGCTTCATTTCCCTGACTATGCCGTTTAACCACTCGCTCACCCTATCGGCAGTGCTTTGAGCGATCTCCATCGCCATCTTCTCCGTTATCGAAACGACGGC from Synergistota bacterium includes:
- a CDS encoding phosphoribosylformylglycinamidine cyclo-ligase gives rise to the protein MYRYKDAGVDIERGEKFSQFISQREEMPEWLIQEPTGYASILGFTDPPIVVTTDGIGTKLILHQRYKRWEDAVSDLIAMNYNDIVAVGGEPIAFLDYIGTLKINDELYEFARTLRKKLSELGIHLVAGETAEMPGIYLEHWDAVGFAIGILKKRLPIESIKGGDPIIGLRSSGFHSNGWSLIRKILSEEKIDPLSLPFDILAGTIIYSDVPMVFKELKGIAHITGGGIKRALKRVLWEKGYRLRIKRSPHYDWILNYVSLEEALSTFNMGYGMLLFTDKDKADSICRKLKGEIIGEVLGDKEEGEITYGD
- the guaB gene encoding IMP dehydrogenase, translating into MREFLTFDDVLLLPRYSEVVPTETDVKTRLTTGVEISIPLVSAAMDTVTEHALAKALAREGGIGIIHKNMSIKKQAHEVELVKKTENGVIYDPLTILPDATVKEALAIMAEYKIGGLAVVDEKGRLLGLLTNRDVRFEKDLKKPVRELMTPREKLITAHPDISLEEAKEILHRHKIEKLPLLDGEKLVGLITIKDIMSVIEHPNASRDEKGRLRVGAAVGTSLETMERVEALLKAGADVIVIDTAHGHSKRVIEKLREIKSCFPDVQVIAGNVATSEGAKALVEAGADGIKVGVGPGSICTTRVVAGVGVPQLSAIMEAVSEAKKKNIPIIADGGIRYSGDIVKALAAGAESVMIGSIFAGTEEAPGETILYQGRKYKAYRGMGSLGALKEGGAERYFQERGKLVPEGVEGMVPYKGSVKDVVSQLVGGIRSGMGYIGAKNLKELREKALFIKVSSSGVRESHPHDVIITKESPNYWTSGNSL
- the aroE gene encoding shikimate dehydrogenase yields the protein MKKLGLLGYPLKHSYSAKLYNALFKKHGVDAEYINLEIEPAEIENTIKAILSNESWIGFNITKPYKEKVARYLSSLTKSAQEIGAINIALRENHLGDNTDWKGFYKSLQDFPDIKSATVIGAGGAGKAVAYALLRKGIKRLFILNRTISKAQRLKEKLSHLFKDAEIEIKALDESGVAISESDIVVNATPVGMYPKVEETLPIDFKAFTSSKIAYDLIYNPEETSFLKEARLRGAKTISGIEMFLNQAAENLQLWGFEELSHEVRAVDILRELA
- a CDS encoding NADP-dependent malic enzyme, whose amino-acid sequence is MHPVYQGKVQVIPKVPIRNLEDLGIWYTPGVAAPCREISQDKEKVYDYTNWGNTIAIISDGTRILGLGNIGPEAGLPVMEGKALLFKYLGGVDAYPICEGASLLL
- a CDS encoding methyl-accepting chemotaxis protein, with translation MKSLKSKMLLLILVPVTVILVIGAFVIETSVRNAVVSITEKMAMEIAQSTADRVSEWLNGIVREMKLLAERNAVIEALKTGKWQDLIKKLKKEIKAAPDLEMFFIAYPDGKSISTAGVSADISDRRYFKEIMKEGKDVVISDALISKASGKPICAIAVPVKDESGKTIGLIGATILLTRLSDEIASKKAIGGMGAIGIVDSTGLTIAYPDKRAVMKIRVTEASKAGYKGFDELGRKMIAGETGFGKYIRPDGTVDYFFYAPVKAAKGWSLGVDVFENKLMAPVSHLLHLLITIFAVIVGVSAVVIFFVSSSIANPIRKLALSVIEFGKGDLTVKFDVKGKDEVAQMAEALNQATAALRDSMKSISETSLRLSSSARTLASAADEASSISDGISTRMEQVNNLVQDVSASIEEVNSGIEEVAASAQNVAKSAQDLSDKSGEVIDLVKKGVEITRRAMELSQRNYESVQGTAKQVETLAERTRSVGEIVQTISSIAEQTNLLALNAAIEAARAGEAGKGFAVVADEIRKLAEESRSATESISKTLEEIKSDAFRVRELTDETVKDISVVAKGAEEVVNLFSEISAEIEGMTSLIETTAAAAQEQSASSQEMSSAMDMATKSVADVAQQIESVVESVRKQVDVNHSVSQESEELSGIAGRLAQLVKRFKL